Proteins found in one Triticum aestivum cultivar Chinese Spring chromosome 4D, IWGSC CS RefSeq v2.1, whole genome shotgun sequence genomic segment:
- the LOC123098471 gene encoding DEAD-box ATP-dependent RNA helicase 38 produces the protein MAHAGAAKPDPEKKSWADVEEEEEAKAKAEAEAELAAAAASSCSSSSAPIEPVVEAQAKQIEALSLSVPDDDGGAEGPPLLDDSDDSQIQAVTSGGTVYESATTFEDVKLTPELLKGLHDEMGFSRPSKIQAITLPMILTPPYRDLVAQAHNGSGKTTCFVLGMLSRVDPNRKMPQAICICPTRELAQQNKSVLMRMGKFTGITCACATPPAQKDYMPISKMAPVTDQVVIGTSGTLTKWITHKKLATREIKILVFDEADHMLAEEGFKTDSLRIMKDIQNSAGGCQVLLFSATFNEKVKEFVTKAIKDGNQIFVKKEDLTLEKVKQYKVRVPDEAAKIEVIRDKIFEFGQKVGQVIIFVRTRNSTKNVHNALTKEDYVCSSIQGSLDQAEREKVIQEFKDGYTKVLISTDVLARGFDQAQVNLVINYDMPIKYNTRDEPDYEVYLHRIGRAGRFGRKGAVFNLLCGQTDEVVMTKIEDYFQHKVPEVPNWKSEDNFETALKDAGLLE, from the exons ATGGCCCACGCCGGCGCCGCCAAGCCCGATCCGGAGAAGAAGTCCTGGGCcgacgtcgaggaggaggaggaggccaaggccaaggcggaggcggaggccgagctcgccgccgccgccgcctcctcctgctcctcctcctccgcccccaTCGAGCCGGTGGTGGAGGCGCAGGCGAAGCAGATCGAGGCGCTCTCGCTCTCCGTGCCGGACGACGACGGCGGCGCCGAGGGCCCGCCCCTGCTCGACGACTCCGACGACTCCCAAATCCAAGCC GTGACCTCGGGCGGCACGGTGTACGAGTCGGCCACGACCTTCGAGGACGTGAAGCTCACCCCCGAGCTGCTCAAGGGGCTGCACGACGAGATGGGGTTCAGCCGCCCCAGCAAGATCCAGGCCATCACGCTCCCCATGATCCTCACGCCGCCCTACAGGGACCTCGTCGCGCAGGCGCACAACGGCTCCGGCAAGACCACCTGCTTCGTCCTCGGCATGCTCAGCCGCGTCGACCCCAACCGCAAGATGCCCCAGGCCATCTGCATCTGCCCCACCAGGGAGCTCGCGCAGCAG AATAAATCTGTGCTCATGAGGATGGGCAAGTTTACCGGCATTACCTGTGCCTGTGCAACCCCGCCGGCTCAGAAAGATTATATGCCCATCAGCAAAATGGCTCCGGTGACCGATCAGGTGGTGATTGGCACTTCTGGGACGCTCACCAAGTGGATTACCCATAAGAAGCTTGCCACTAgggagatcaagattcttgtgttCGACGAGGCAGACCATATGCTTGCCGAG GAGGGCTTTAAGACTGATTCTTTAAGGATCATGAAGGATATACAAAATAGTGCTGGCGGTTGCCAG GTGCTTCTCTTCTCTGCGACCTTCAATGAGAAAGTGAAGGAGTTTGTTACAAAGGCCATTAAGGACGGAAACCAAATATTTGTGAAGAAGGAAGATCTTACTTTGGAAAAAGTAAAGCAATATAAAGTCCGAGTCCCTGATGAGGCGGCCAAAATAGAGGTTATAAGGGACAAGATCTTTGAGTTTGGGCAAAAGGTTGGACAGGTTATCATCTTTGTGAGAACAAGAAATAGTACTAAGAATGTACATAATGCTTTGACAAAAGAGGACTATGTGTGCTCCTCAATTCAAGGATCCCTTGACCAAGCAGAGAGGGAAAAAGTAATTCAGGAATTCAAAGATGGGTACACCAAGGTTCTTATATCAACTGATGTTCTTGCTCGAGGTTTTGACCAAGCACAG GTTAACCTGGTCATCAACTACGACATGCCAATCAAGTATAATACGAGAGATGAACCTGATTATGAGGTGTACCTGCACAGAATTGGCAGAGCTGGGCGCTTTGGCCGAAAAG GAGCTGTGTTCAACCTGCTATGTGGTCAAACTGATGAAGTTGTGATGACAAAGATCGAGGACTACTTCCAGCACAAAGTGCCTGAGGTCCCCAACTGGAAAAGCGAGGACAATTTTGAGACTGCTCTTAAGGATGCGGGTTTACTTGAGTAA
- the LOC123098473 gene encoding photosynthetic NDH subunit of subcomplex B 2, chloroplastic, which yields MMAASSFLPLHLPASPRPATVAARAASGVASTVPAATQTSQLEETFGRKGLRFGTDATGAPTAELSVRNGSSLQLRLNDGLVTSYRPKVSWEGGDGCRELLHTVAGAGAVKGGVGLVLNEASSSSSGGASLLGASEWSVADVDSDSYDAVQVELGCSAKGAKLEVSYVVTLYPLSMATAVIVKNNGAKPVELTGAVLSHIKFDKRRGTAVEGLRGCPYCSHPPPASGFALLTPAEAMKREESGWFGGGGEEPRQGAWTVEENLYTILKKKVSRVYAAPPEERKKRIYSTAPSKFTTIDQSSGLGFRLVRMGFEDMYLSSPGGLYEKFGNDYFLCTGPASILVPVVVGPGKEWRGAQVIEHDNL from the exons ATGAtggccgcctcctccttcctcccgctCCACCTCCCGGCCTCCCCCAGGCCGGCCACCGTGGCCGCGAGGGCAGCCTCGGGCGTCGCGTCGACGGTGCCCGCCGCTACGCAGACGTCgcagctggaggagaccttcggcCGGAAGGGCCTCCGGTTCGGGACGGACGCCACGGGCGCGCCCACGGCGGAGCTGAGCGTGCGCAACGGCAGCTCGCTGCAGCTGCGGCTCAACGACGGGCTGGTCACGTCGTACCGGCCCAAGGTGTCCTGGGAGGGCGGGGACGGCTGCCGGGAGCTGCTGCACACCGTGGCCGGCGCCGGCGCGGTCAAGGGCGGCGTCGGGCTCGTGCTCAACgaggcctcctcctcgtcgtccggcgGCGCGTCACTCCTCGGCGCGTCCGAGTGGTCCGTGgcggacgtggactcggactcatACGACGCCGTGCAGGTGGAGCTCGGGTGCAGCGCCAAGGGGGCCAAGCTGGAGGTGTCGTACGTGGTGACGCTGTACCCGCTGAGCATGGCGACGGCGGTGATCGTCAAGAACAACGGGGCCAAGCCGGTGGAGCTGACGGGCGCCGTGCTGAGCCACATCAAGTTCGACAAGCGGCGGGGCACGGCCGTGGAGGGGCTCCGCGGCTGCCCCTACTGCTCCCACCCGCCGCCGGCGTCCGGGTTCGCGCTGCTCACCCCCGCCGAGGCCATGAAGCGGGAGGAGTCCGGGTggttcggcggcggcggggaggagcccCGGCAGGGCGCCTGGACCGTGGAGGAGAACCTCTACACCATCCTCAAGAAGAAGGTGAGCAGGGTGTACGCGGCGCCGCCCGAGGAGAGGAAGAAGCGCATCTACAGCACCGCGCCGTCCAAGTTCACCACCATCGACCAG TCTAGCGGGCTGGGGTTCAGGCTGGTGAGGATGGGGTTCGAGGACATGTACCTGAGCAGCCCGGGAGGATTGTACGAGAAGTTCGGCAACGACTACTTCCTCTGCACCGGGCCGGCGTCCATCCTCGTGCCCGTCGTCGTCGGCCCCGGCAAGGAGTGGAGGGGCGCTCAGGTCATCGAGCACGACAACTTGTAA